The Vigna unguiculata cultivar IT97K-499-35 chromosome 11, ASM411807v1, whole genome shotgun sequence genomic sequence TATATAGAAAACGGTGAGCTAATTGCAgaagttaatattaaaaatcagAGCTATTGctgtttatatataaaatttgagacTTATTGGGAGAAAAACGATATCAAAGATTCTCACGAGGCAAACCTAATCCAAACTCTATATAAACTCAGATCAATGATATGAATATGCAATAAATCCTTAGATGgcaaagttttcaaaagttTGAAGCTGTAAATCCCACACTATTCATATACATGCATACAACAACCAGCGGTGGGAAAACTCACcagaaagaaggaaaaatggAACTTTTGAACACCTGTCAACAAAATATGTTGCTGGACCAAATGCAGGAGTTAATAGGCTGATGCAGAAGAACACGGCATGGGCAACACCATGACCCAACCCACCAGCTgtgaaacaaaaccaaaatacaTTTTACTAAAAAATCACAGTTTATCATTCATAATCTAGATCATATACCAAAAGGAAAATATCTTTTTTCAATAGCATCTTAACAAGTTATTCATTTTATCAAacaactaaattaaatcaaggATCCAGTTAATCGCCAAAACAAAGAGACTATCATCAAGGTTAAATCCAGCAGCTGACAAAACCAAATAGCTAATAAACTAATCAAAAGTTGATCAAACAAATGCAATCTTCATGGGCATGAAAGCCCCCATATTATTACCCAGAGCAATCAGCATCTTATCTGTCAGGAGAAGATGTGGTTTTGATACTCTGTCAGCAAAGGCATCTAACATGTCTTCTAACCTCCTACAAAAtatcaaaaggaaaataaaatagaataaataatccATACACAAAAGGCAAAAGCAACATTGTTATAGCAGATCAAATAAAACACTTCGTACAAAATGGTCAGCAAGGTTAAATTATATTGTCAAATAGTTTCCAAAAGCATCAAATAACAGCAAGGTTAAATTATAAACTCTGCGTTTATATCCAAAACTATTTTCCTTTTAGTCCCTGCAACACAGTTGTTCACAATTTCGCTCTTACAGTTTATTAAAGTTATAAGAGTATCACAATTTTTTCACATAGGGACCAAAGCAAAATCGGTAGGGAGATCAAAATATAGAATCCTTAATGTAGGAAGGAACtaaaataatgactaattttttcACGTACattctaaaatgaaaaaaacagtGTCAGTTTTTTCATATAAGACTAAAATGTAGATTGCTATgctatcatttatatataaagggACTAAAATGAAAAACGGTGTAAGCTGTAGGAaccatgtttttaatttaacctAACAACAATATCATAGCATTGGAGAAGAAAACAACAAGAATATAAGCTTACTTGTATATTTTCCAGAAGAACAGCCTCAGACCTTCTTGAAAAGCAACAGATGAGAATATAAGAATTCCAAAAGGCCACCAAGCGGTTGTATTGAGGGGCAAAAACCCCCTCCATATTCCAGACAGCACAATCAAACTAATAAGCCACAACAGTGTACTGCATTCACAAATTAAATCAACACagcaaaatttcataagaatcacacataaatatttcatttgaaGCCAATAGACTAATCATAAAACCCTAGTTCGCAATGAAGAGTAACTAATGAAGCAAACAGTGACATGGCGAGGGTGAATTGCAAAATTGTAGGACACAGCGTTTGTGGTTTGGTGAGATCGATGAAAAGAAAGGGAGCGTGCGTACCTGGAGAGAACAGTGAGAATGAGGAAGGGCTTTTTGGAAATGACGGAAATgaagagggagagagagggccCTAACGCTACCAGAGCGTAACCGATTCCTGCTGCTACCgtcatctctctctctctcaaaggAACAGAATCCGAGAAGTCACCAAACACTTCCCAAACTCCTCTGCTCAGCTCCTCCACTCGATGAACACCGAGTCACTCATCTTCTGATCCGAATCGCTATTCGGGTCGGTTACCAAAGATCATTTCACTGTTGGGCCTGACTCAGTATACATCTGGGCTAAATCATGAACAATGAAACCCATAATAGCATGTACTCATACTAGCTCTGAAATTAGTACATGATtagattatatttaatttttctatagtTAATTCCTATTAAGatgacaaataattattttcaatttttcattatgAACGATGGCATTATGAACTATGACATTTTAGAgttcaaggaaaaaaaataaaagaatgtaaaatATGGAGGATCACATTACaaaaatcacattttatgatagaTAAACAAACTATATCTATTATAtagaaaaatctaaataaatacatgAATTCATAGTTtcacaccatttttttttccttgcaaAGGAGATcatctgataaaaaaaaaacactcatttaaataattgttaatattcTTTTGTTATCAATtagaattttgtaaaatttatgacttttgatttctaaacaaattataaattttcactTAGTGTATTATGTGATTTCTAACAcccttttgaaaattttccagtattaaaaaactaaaagtaatttaatgatagaattttgtatatatttttataaaatgcaaAAACTATTTAAAGCCATTTCAATTCAATATTAAGCTGTTAGATAAAATTGAACATAAACaatttttccataaaaaaatagCATTGATTACTTGGATTTAAAGTAAAGCATGCACTAAATTAACTATTAATTCCAAGTTAATGGTTTTAAAAAGCTAAAAGTcactacttttatttttacGTGTAATTGCTTCATTCTCAAGAAATATCCAAATATATTACCAAccttatgaaaaatatttaaattgcatATTCTTATAACTCAAACATGACTCAAGTCacttgtaaaatttaaataaataatgttaaagAAGATATATAACtacattataatatattagtaaATCAACTTTCATTTAGTCTGAGTTTTGTGATGTTGAATATCAAACCTTCTATTCTCACACGTAATGTCTTTGATGTGAGGGTGAATGTTTGAAATCTGAAGGTGAATAAAGTGATcacattataatttattctcACACTTAATGTTCTTGAAGTGAGGGTGAATGTTTGAAATCTCAAGTTGACTAAATcgatattattataaatgaatataaaacttAACCTTAAAATGTATTTAGGTTTAAATATCACCATAAGAAATTAAACTCTGGGGGCAAAGAGACATGCACATATCAAACTTGGATGAATTATTGTTTttgcacaaaataaaaaagatagcaaaaatataaaaatcaagcTTTTAAAAACCCTTAAGTTTCATACCATCCAAAGGTGAATACATGTATTCTTAcccaaaaaaaaagaacaagaaataTACATATCTAGATGTGGGGCAGCATGTAACGTAAGCCCAACAAGAATTTGGTCACAGCTATACCTAGAAATATGCATGTGCATGCCAAAATAGTGACAAAAAAGGAACCAAATTCCACAAAAATTGGTTAAAGGTTAATGTGTTTTTGGGAGTGGTGAATGTTAAGGCTTCTTGTTCAGCCCGGGCTTTTTGGGCTTGGAAGATGGGCTTGAGTTTGAGGCCTCCTTGAAGGCAGAGGGACACAAGTCTCTTACACTGCATTCTCCACAACGAGGTCTTAGAGGTGTACAAATTGTTTGTCCAAAGCCTACCTGTTATATTCAAGCCACATAAATAACTGTAAGTGTTTAAATAGCTACCTTACTCAAATTTACCATATAAAATTAACTAGTGAAACAAAACATATCAAATTAGAACAAGAAATTGTGGGATAAGATGATTGATTTGGTGAAGAGAAACAAACATACCAATAGAGGGTTTATTGGAACCCATTCTTCCTTTGGAAGCCACCGTTGCAGAGACTCTCTTGTCTCTTCAGGTGTTGAAGTTTTCTAGCAATTTGAAGAAGATTGGTAACTTTCAATTATGACCATTAGACACCACAAGAATTTGGACTCTCTGATTGGTTCTTTGGTGTTGTCTCTCTACTGTGCCTTTAAAATACACTGATTGACACTAATTTTGATGtgttaaaatacattaaaaagaattataacatACCAACATAAGTGTATTTTTATTGCTCAGTAGAGGACAGTACCAAAAAATCCAGTAGAAAATCTGGACTCTTAGACACAGTAAGAATAGAAACTAAAACCAAACCAATTGAAAGAGATTATGTGAAGATGTCAGACTTAAAGGAACCTGTTTTGTGCCCAATCTTGAGACCCACCCAAGGCGGTTGCAGATGCGGTGGACATGAGTATCTACACATATCCCTTGGACATTGTTCCATCCAACATTCATAACCTAATGTGCAGTAACAAGATTCACTTCATAGATCTAATGAAACATGTTGCTTGAATCAGAGAAGCGGTTACACATACCAAATGAGCCATCTTAGGACCAATGCCTGGAAGTAACAGTAGTTGGTCAATTGAGCTTGGTATGTCTCCATTGTACTTCATGAGACAaatatttgcaatttttttcaaGTTAGTGGCTTTTCTTGTATAAAACCCAACCTGGAAAAAATGCACAAAAGTACAAGCATAATCACTTTACAGAATGAAGCATAACCAAAAAGGAATTCAATTGATAACAGCAAGCTACTAGTATTACATAGTTGCCACTTGAATTCAAATTATTTGGATCACAAGAGTGGCAATAACTTCAAAAGAAACAAGGAACATACAGGGTAGATCAACTTT encodes the following:
- the LOC114168682 gene encoding gamma-secretase subunit APH1-like: MTVAAGIGYALVALGPSLSLFISVISKKPFLILTVLSSTLLWLISLIVLSGIWRGFLPLNTTAWWPFGILIFSSVAFQEGLRLFFWKIYKRLEDMLDAFADRVSKPHLLLTDKMLIALAGGLGHGVAHAVFFCISLLTPAFGPATYFVDRCSKVPFFLLSATIALAFVTIHTFSMVIAFNGYTEGNKVDTYFVPIVHIVAGMVTLVNLAPGGCAVGIPLLYFTAILTVVHCGRMVWRRLTENPIRPGHS